One genomic region from Hoeflea algicola encodes:
- a CDS encoding ABC transporter permease gives MSQNTTASTLLRNGFSMEAMRVYFPFLVLVIVCIGFSIFSDQFLSARNLETVLRQTAVLSIAAMGATFVILMASIDLSVGAVVGLSAVIIAYFMQSLGIAAVPTGLVVGAVLGAVIGGIHAKLKVPSFIGTLGFMVAGHGLMLHITGGRPIMIRDETMRGIGSGTIAGVPSIVLIAMAAFIIAYVIQHHTVLGRSIVAVGGGEVVAQRSGIKVDRIKIITFMLAGIYSGLAGIVLASRMGAGSPTAGTGLELDVIAAVVIGGTPLTGGMGGVVGTAIGALIIAILSNGLNLAGVSSYSQMIIKGMVLIAAVIISIDRKKIGIIK, from the coding sequence ATGAGTCAAAATACAACTGCATCCACGCTGTTGCGCAATGGGTTTTCGATGGAAGCCATGCGGGTTTATTTCCCGTTCCTGGTGCTTGTGATTGTCTGCATCGGATTTTCCATTTTCTCCGATCAGTTCCTTTCTGCTCGGAATCTGGAAACAGTTCTGCGGCAGACCGCTGTTTTGTCGATCGCCGCGATGGGAGCTACATTCGTCATCTTGATGGCTTCCATCGATCTTTCGGTTGGTGCGGTTGTTGGTCTGTCCGCTGTGATCATTGCCTATTTCATGCAGTCTCTGGGGATCGCGGCGGTGCCCACGGGACTGGTGGTCGGCGCAGTGTTGGGCGCTGTTATCGGCGGTATTCATGCAAAGCTGAAAGTACCTTCCTTCATCGGCACGCTTGGTTTCATGGTTGCTGGCCACGGCTTGATGTTGCACATCACCGGCGGTCGCCCGATCATGATCCGTGACGAGACGATGCGCGGGATCGGTTCTGGAACAATAGCGGGCGTTCCCTCGATCGTACTGATCGCAATGGCAGCCTTTATAATAGCTTATGTGATCCAGCATCACACGGTTTTGGGGCGAAGCATCGTTGCCGTAGGTGGTGGCGAAGTGGTGGCGCAACGCTCCGGGATCAAAGTGGACCGGATCAAGATCATTACATTCATGCTCGCAGGCATCTATTCCGGACTGGCCGGGATTGTGCTGGCCTCGCGCATGGGGGCGGGCAGTCCTACAGCGGGGACCGGTTTGGAGCTTGATGTTATCGCCGCAGTGGTGATTGGCGGAACACCGTTGACCGGGGGCATGGGCGGTGTTGTCGGCACGGCGATCGGCGCACTCATTATCGCAATCCTGTCGAACGGGCTCAACCTCGCCGGTGTTTCCTCCTATTCCCAAATGATCATCAAGGGCATGGTTCTGATTGCAGCCGTCATCATTTCGATTGACCGCAAGAAGATCGGAATTATCAAATGA
- a CDS encoding nuclear transport factor 2 family protein yields the protein MSEAEAPHLQIGEVLELAREYVIGVASQNAGQLAGAFAETAHVIGVDEGQSVNIPRDRWIDAMCAPERKGLGSETYQVGSVNLAGSVATVTVMTTYGRFHYIDLLTLMKHENRTRIIQKCFHQTPVSAN from the coding sequence ATGAGTGAGGCGGAGGCTCCACACCTGCAAATCGGTGAAGTGCTCGAACTCGCCAGAGAATATGTGATTGGCGTGGCTTCACAGAATGCCGGCCAATTGGCCGGGGCATTTGCCGAAACGGCGCATGTCATCGGCGTCGACGAAGGCCAATCCGTCAACATTCCCCGGGATCGCTGGATTGACGCCATGTGCGCGCCCGAACGCAAGGGACTGGGATCTGAAACCTATCAGGTAGGCTCGGTGAACCTGGCGGGAAGTGTCGCGACGGTGACGGTCATGACAACCTATGGCCGTTTCCATTATATCGATCTGCTCACACTGATGAAGCATGAAAACCGGACGCGGATCATACAGAAATGCTTCCACCAGACACCCGTCTCAGCAAACTGA
- a CDS encoding NAD-dependent succinate-semialdehyde dehydrogenase — MPIETPVYPDVNLMIAGEWRSARSGETLAVLDPATNEQIGTVAKASEVELEAAVVAAAEGFAAWSAVSAFDRSKIMRRAADLLRERCEHIAWLMTREQGKPLAEAKGETLAAADLIDWFAEEGRRAFGQMIPARSPGVLQMAVKQPIGPVAAFTPWNFPINQVVRKLSAALAAGCSIVIKAPEETPASPAELVRAFIDAGVPAGAVGLVFGDPAEISNYLIAHPVIRKVTFTGSTPVGKHLAALAGRHMKPVTMELGGHAPAIVLDDADIGKASATLAMSKFRNAGQVCVSPTRFMVQERVFGQFLDGFVEAAKALRVGNGLDPQTQMGPLANRRRVSALEGLIKDAVEHGAELRTGGRRIGNEGNFFEPTVLANVPVSARIMNEEPFGPVAIINPVSDLEEALSEANRLPFGLASYAFTGSTAAIAQLSARLEAGMLTINHLGLALPEVPFGGIKDSGYGNEGGTEAIQAFLTTKFVSLMQ, encoded by the coding sequence ATGCCGATCGAAACTCCCGTCTATCCAGACGTCAATTTGATGATCGCCGGTGAATGGCGATCCGCGCGCAGTGGTGAAACACTTGCGGTTTTGGACCCGGCGACGAATGAACAAATCGGCACGGTTGCCAAGGCCTCCGAAGTGGAACTCGAGGCTGCGGTTGTGGCAGCTGCGGAAGGCTTTGCTGCATGGAGCGCTGTATCCGCGTTTGATCGATCGAAAATCATGCGACGGGCGGCCGATTTGTTGCGGGAACGCTGTGAACACATTGCTTGGCTAATGACACGCGAACAGGGCAAACCTCTCGCTGAAGCCAAGGGTGAGACGCTGGCGGCGGCGGACCTGATCGATTGGTTCGCCGAAGAAGGCCGCCGTGCTTTTGGGCAAATGATTCCCGCACGGTCGCCCGGTGTCCTGCAGATGGCGGTCAAGCAGCCAATTGGTCCTGTGGCCGCGTTTACGCCATGGAATTTTCCGATCAACCAGGTTGTCCGCAAACTCTCTGCCGCGCTTGCGGCTGGCTGTTCCATTGTCATCAAGGCGCCGGAAGAAACACCCGCGTCACCGGCCGAACTCGTACGTGCGTTCATCGATGCGGGTGTGCCCGCCGGTGCGGTCGGCCTTGTGTTCGGCGATCCGGCTGAGATATCCAATTACCTCATTGCGCACCCGGTGATACGCAAGGTCACGTTTACTGGTTCAACTCCAGTTGGCAAACACCTGGCCGCTCTCGCCGGGCGTCATATGAAGCCTGTAACGATGGAGCTCGGCGGTCATGCGCCGGCGATTGTTCTTGATGATGCGGACATCGGCAAAGCCAGCGCAACACTGGCGATGTCCAAGTTCCGCAATGCAGGCCAGGTCTGCGTCTCTCCCACCCGCTTTATGGTGCAGGAACGTGTCTTTGGACAATTTCTTGATGGCTTCGTAGAGGCAGCAAAGGCGCTTCGCGTCGGCAACGGGCTTGATCCACAGACGCAGATGGGCCCGTTGGCGAACAGACGGCGCGTTAGTGCGCTGGAGGGTTTGATTAAGGATGCCGTTGAGCATGGCGCTGAACTGAGAACCGGAGGCCGGCGCATTGGCAATGAAGGGAATTTCTTCGAGCCAACGGTGCTCGCCAACGTGCCGGTGAGTGCACGAATTATGAACGAAGAGCCCTTTGGCCCGGTGGCGATAATAAATCCGGTCAGTGATCTCGAAGAAGCCCTCAGTGAAGCCAACCGACTGCCTTTCGGCTTGGCATCCTATGCCTTTACCGGCTCTACCGCCGCCATCGCTCAACTCAGCGCACGTCTTGAGGCGGGCATGCTGACGATCAATCATCTGGGGCTGGCTTTGCCAGAAGTGCCGTTTGGCGGAATCAAGGATTCGGGATATGGCAACGAGGGCGGAACCGAAGCCATCCAGGCGTTTCTCACAACCAAGTTCGTATCGCTGATGCAATAA
- a CDS encoding GntR family transcriptional regulator has protein sequence MGTRIADSVRERIEQMIVTGEFADGERLDEVKLAEQFGVSRTPLREAFQSLAASGLVTLEARRGAFIRHPDFVELVEMFEVMAEIEAMCGFRAARRVTDEQMIAIGLTIDACEAAIAQGDFDEYYRENETFHHLLYEASGNRFLAREAARLHKRLKPYRRLQLRANGRMPQSMREHRAVFTALKRADSKATAAALRIHVAIQGERFNDLMASYRQMASLKTG, from the coding sequence ATGGGCACACGCATTGCAGATTCCGTTCGCGAACGTATTGAACAGATGATTGTCACCGGCGAATTCGCCGATGGCGAGCGTCTCGATGAAGTCAAGCTTGCCGAACAGTTTGGTGTCTCGCGGACGCCGTTGCGCGAGGCGTTCCAGTCGCTGGCGGCCTCCGGTCTCGTCACGCTCGAAGCCCGGCGCGGCGCCTTTATCCGGCATCCGGATTTTGTCGAGCTGGTCGAGATGTTCGAGGTGATGGCCGAGATCGAGGCGATGTGCGGTTTTCGCGCTGCAAGGCGCGTGACAGACGAGCAGATGATTGCCATCGGCCTGACCATTGACGCTTGCGAAGCGGCGATCGCGCAAGGCGATTTCGACGAATATTACCGCGAGAACGAGACCTTCCACCATCTGCTTTACGAGGCCAGCGGCAATCGCTTTCTGGCTCGCGAGGCGGCGCGGCTGCACAAGCGGCTGAAACCTTACCGGCGGCTGCAACTGCGCGCCAACGGTCGCATGCCGCAGTCGATGCGCGAGCACCGGGCCGTCTTCACGGCACTCAAGCGCGCCGATTCAAAGGCCACCGCCGCAGCACTTCGGATACATGTCGCCATCCAGGGCGAACGCTTCAACGATCTCATGGCCAGCTACCGCCAGATGGCCTCGCTCAAGACCGGGTGA
- the dctP gene encoding TRAP transporter substrate-binding protein DctP: MKLGLSALAAMLAASIALTGHAQAETLKASHQFPGGKGDARDEMVQLFAKELAAADVGLDVQVYPGQSLYKAKEQWGALTKGQLDIASFPLDYASGRVPQFSATLMPGLVRNHDRAKRLNSSPFMTEIKKLIEDNGAVVIADAWLGGAFASKKTCITSPESIKGQVTRAAGPAFEQMLVGAGASISSMASSEVYTGMQTGVLDAANTSSGSFVSYRLYEQVTCLTEPGENSLWFMYEPMLISKETYDRLTPEQQAAVMAAGKKAEEYFDKEAAGLDDKMVATFKEAGVEVVSMSKDDYDAWLAIAKETAYKEFAEKVPGGQKLIDEALAVE; this comes from the coding sequence ATGAAACTAGGATTATCAGCGCTTGCAGCCATGTTGGCCGCATCCATCGCTCTGACCGGCCATGCACAGGCCGAAACCTTGAAAGCATCACACCAGTTTCCGGGCGGCAAGGGCGACGCGCGCGACGAAATGGTTCAGCTTTTCGCCAAGGAACTGGCAGCGGCCGATGTCGGCCTTGATGTTCAGGTCTATCCGGGGCAGTCACTCTACAAGGCCAAGGAGCAGTGGGGCGCGCTGACCAAGGGCCAGCTCGATATCGCCTCGTTCCCGCTGGATTACGCTTCGGGCCGCGTGCCGCAGTTTTCGGCAACCCTGATGCCGGGCCTGGTGCGCAACCATGATCGTGCCAAGCGGCTCAATTCTTCGCCGTTCATGACCGAGATCAAGAAGCTGATTGAAGACAATGGCGCTGTCGTCATTGCCGACGCCTGGCTCGGCGGCGCCTTCGCCTCGAAAAAGACCTGCATCACGTCGCCGGAATCGATCAAGGGTCAGGTTACCCGTGCAGCAGGGCCTGCGTTTGAGCAGATGCTGGTCGGCGCCGGCGCATCGATTTCCTCGATGGCGTCATCGGAAGTCTATACCGGCATGCAGACCGGCGTGCTTGATGCCGCCAACACGTCATCGGGGTCTTTCGTGTCCTACCGTCTTTACGAACAGGTCACTTGCCTGACAGAGCCGGGCGAGAATTCGCTGTGGTTCATGTACGAGCCGATGCTGATTTCCAAGGAAACCTATGACCGCCTGACGCCCGAGCAGCAGGCCGCCGTCATGGCCGCCGGCAAGAAGGCGGAAGAGTATTTCGACAAGGAAGCCGCCGGCCTCGACGACAAGATGGTCGCGACCTTCAAGGAGGCTGGCGTCGAAGTCGTTTCCATGTCGAAGGATGACTATGACGCCTGGCTGGCGATCGCCAAGGAGACTGCCTACAAGGAATTTGCCGAAAAAGTTCCCGGTGGCCAGAAGCTGATCGACGAAGCGCTCGCCGTCGAGTGA
- a CDS encoding TRAP transporter small permease subunit, which produces MKRFVSIVEALSRLCGLMSMLLIAASTLVVSQMVFMRYFLGASTVWQTEFVVYAMIASTFIGAPYVLLLKGHVSVDLLPTLLGGTGKRLLDVLAASLSLAFCALLGWSGWHFFYEAMSKGWTTDTVWALPLWIPLLPLPLGVGILCLQYIAEIYKNWTAAEESPA; this is translated from the coding sequence ATGAAACGCTTTGTGTCCATTGTCGAGGCGCTGTCGCGGCTGTGCGGTCTCATGTCCATGTTGTTGATTGCCGCGTCCACACTTGTGGTTTCCCAGATGGTGTTCATGCGCTATTTTCTGGGTGCCTCCACCGTCTGGCAGACCGAGTTCGTTGTCTATGCCATGATCGCCTCCACCTTCATTGGCGCGCCTTATGTGCTGTTGCTCAAGGGCCATGTCTCGGTCGATCTGCTGCCCACGTTGCTCGGCGGCACTGGCAAGCGTCTGCTGGATGTTCTTGCCGCCAGTTTGAGCCTGGCATTCTGCGCCCTGCTCGGTTGGTCCGGCTGGCATTTTTTCTACGAGGCAATGTCAAAGGGCTGGACCACCGACACGGTCTGGGCGCTGCCGCTGTGGATCCCGCTGCTGCCGCTGCCGCTCGGCGTCGGTATCCTGTGCCTGCAATACATCGCCGAAATCTACAAGAACTGGACCGCCGCTGAGGAGAGCCCCGCATGA
- a CDS encoding TRAP transporter large permease, whose amino-acid sequence MSPLEIGLLILVALIALFAIGMPIAFALGAVSIGTLLLIDGFRSLDILGETFFSGLNSFTLVSIPMFILMGAAVSNSPAGKDLYEALDRWLNRVPGGLVLSNLGACSIFSALSGSSPATCAAIGKMGIPEMRKRGYPDEISAGSIAAGGTLGILIPPSITMIVYGIATETSIGRLFLAGVLPGMMLTTIFMAWTLFSCWRSGLKLSDVTQHYSLKQKLEILPRVLPFLAIVAGILFVLYGGVATPSEAAGVGALFCLVLVVVVYKMFLAKPFLSMFRDSTKESVMIMMIIAASELFAFTLSSTFVTQSIANWISDLEVNRWVLMGIINVFLLIAGFFLPPVAVILMTAPILLPIITSAGFDPYWFAVILTINMEIGLITPPVGLNLYVINSIAPDISLGTILRGSLPYVMCMILAIVILCIFPSIVTFLPELIMGAAL is encoded by the coding sequence ATGAGCCCGCTGGAAATCGGCCTTCTCATCCTTGTCGCGCTGATAGCGCTGTTTGCCATCGGCATGCCCATCGCCTTTGCACTGGGCGCGGTTTCCATCGGAACCCTGCTGCTGATTGATGGCTTCCGCTCGCTCGATATTCTCGGCGAGACCTTTTTCTCGGGCCTCAATTCTTTCACGCTGGTGTCGATCCCGATGTTCATCCTTATGGGCGCCGCGGTCTCCAACTCGCCGGCGGGCAAGGATCTTTACGAGGCGCTCGACCGCTGGCTCAACCGGGTGCCCGGCGGCCTGGTCCTGTCCAACCTGGGTGCCTGTTCGATCTTTTCGGCGCTGTCGGGTTCCTCGCCCGCCACCTGTGCGGCGATTGGCAAGATGGGCATTCCCGAAATGCGCAAGCGCGGCTATCCCGACGAAATCTCCGCCGGCTCGATCGCCGCCGGCGGCACCCTCGGTATCCTCATTCCGCCCTCGATCACCATGATTGTCTACGGCATTGCCACCGAAACATCGATTGGCCGGCTGTTTCTGGCCGGCGTGCTTCCAGGAATGATGCTGACAACCATATTCATGGCCTGGACCTTGTTTTCATGTTGGCGCAGCGGGCTGAAACTCTCTGATGTAACCCAGCACTATTCACTCAAACAGAAGCTCGAGATCCTGCCGCGGGTGCTGCCGTTTCTGGCCATCGTCGCAGGCATCTTGTTCGTGCTGTATGGCGGCGTTGCGACCCCATCGGAAGCCGCCGGCGTCGGCGCCCTGTTCTGCCTGGTGCTGGTGGTCGTGGTCTACAAGATGTTCTTGGCCAAGCCTTTCCTCTCAATGTTTCGAGATTCGACCAAGGAATCGGTGATGATCATGATGATCATCGCAGCCTCCGAATTGTTCGCCTTCACCCTGTCTTCGACCTTCGTCACGCAGAGCATCGCCAACTGGATTTCAGATCTCGAGGTCAACCGCTGGGTGCTGATGGGGATCATCAATGTCTTCCTGCTGATCGCCGGTTTCTTCCTGCCGCCGGTGGCCGTGATCCTGATGACTGCGCCAATCCTGCTACCGATCATCACCAGTGCCGGATTTGACCCCTACTGGTTTGCCGTCATCCTCACCATCAACATGGAAATCGGTCTGATCACCCCACCCGTCGGGCTCAATCTCTATGTCATCAACTCGATAGCGCCGGACATATCACTCGGTACCATCCTGCGTGGTTCGCTGCCCTATGTGATGTGCATGATTCTGGCCATCGTGATCCTGTGCATCTTTCCCTCGATCGTCACCTTCCTGCCCGAACTGATAATGGGGGCCGCGCTTTGA
- a CDS encoding malonyl-CoA decarboxylase produces MNRSGFFYDLLSTLFERQNIARVKGDGRSITSLCDDLIASASEVSGYNMGQQILSRFSELTQEDEIAFFEYLNEKMDIDIDRLQASTAAYQIDQSPENFANLLDAAEPKRQELLRRINRVPGTTGDLVKMRARLLKLLKDHPSFGRIDVDFQHLFGSWFNRGFLVPRRIHWQSPANILEKIIKYEAVHAINDWDDLRRRVEPPDRRCYAFFHPAMPDDPLIFVEVALVKGIPGSVQEILAENREILSPESADTAVFYSISNCQAGLRGVSFGNSLIKQVVEDLQAEVKSINTFVTLSPIPGLNRWLHQSVIDQPNTVVAAEDIEMAIESGELGGLKEQSQWLRRQAAHYLVNQKTRNGMPLDPVARFHLNNGAMLHDIHAGADLSPNGVRQSCGLMVNYLYDLKKVSQFHEGFAETHTVFTSREVKTLADAAAANSNGRKLKNGS; encoded by the coding sequence TTGAACCGCTCCGGCTTCTTCTACGACCTGCTGTCGACATTATTCGAGCGGCAGAATATTGCCCGGGTTAAGGGCGACGGGCGTTCTATCACATCACTTTGCGACGATCTGATTGCTAGCGCGAGTGAGGTCTCTGGCTACAATATGGGACAGCAGATCCTGTCGCGCTTCAGCGAGCTCACGCAGGAAGACGAGATCGCCTTCTTCGAGTACCTCAACGAGAAGATGGATATCGATATCGACCGGTTGCAGGCGTCGACCGCTGCCTACCAGATCGACCAGTCGCCTGAAAATTTCGCCAACCTGCTTGATGCCGCCGAACCCAAACGGCAGGAATTGCTGCGCCGTATCAACCGGGTACCCGGCACCACCGGTGATCTGGTGAAAATGCGCGCCCGGCTGCTCAAGCTGCTCAAGGACCATCCCTCGTTTGGGCGGATCGACGTGGATTTTCAGCATTTGTTTGGCTCGTGGTTTAACCGCGGTTTCCTGGTTCCTCGCCGGATCCACTGGCAAAGCCCGGCCAATATTCTCGAGAAGATCATCAAATATGAAGCCGTGCATGCCATCAACGACTGGGATGATCTGCGCCGCCGCGTCGAGCCGCCTGACCGCCGCTGCTACGCGTTTTTCCATCCTGCCATGCCGGATGATCCGCTGATCTTTGTCGAGGTGGCACTGGTCAAGGGCATCCCCGGTTCGGTGCAGGAAATTCTGGCAGAAAACCGCGAGATCCTCAGCCCCGAAAGCGCTGACACAGCGGTGTTCTATTCGATTTCCAACTGCCAGGCAGGGCTGCGTGGCGTCTCCTTCGGCAACTCGCTGATCAAGCAGGTGGTGGAGGATCTGCAGGCCGAAGTGAAGTCGATCAACACCTTTGTCACGCTGTCGCCTATTCCCGGGCTCAATCGCTGGCTGCACCAGTCCGTGATCGACCAGCCCAATACCGTTGTTGCTGCCGAAGACATTGAGATGGCCATTGAATCTGGCGAACTCGGCGGGCTCAAGGAGCAGTCGCAATGGTTGCGCCGCCAGGCAGCCCATTACCTGGTCAATCAGAAGACGCGTAACGGCATGCCGCTCGACCCGGTGGCCCGTTTCCATCTCAATAACGGTGCCATGCTGCACGATATTCACGCTGGCGCCGACCTGTCGCCAAACGGGGTGCGCCAGTCCTGCGGACTGATGGTCAATTACCTCTATGATCTCAAGAAGGTCAGCCAGTTCCACGAGGGGTTTGCCGAGACCCACACGGTGTTCACCTCCAGGGAAGTCAAGACTTTGGCCGATGC